GACACAAACGTCCTTCACGTACAAACAACAAACACGAGCAATCACATTCAAATGTCTTCTCATTAAATTCAACCTGGAAAACAAAAATTGGAATGCAAACatttaaaaataatttaaacagCAAAACATGCATCACAGATAATTATATTAAAACAAACATAAAAAGTTGAAAATATTGTATACTTACATCGTAATCCCACTTAGGACGTGGTTCAGGAAACTTTTCTTGAATTACACAAATTAGCTTATCTCCTTCAACTCTAGAATTTGTTTGATAGAATGAAGAGGAAGATCTGCAGATTTCATCTTGAATAAGTAAAAAAACACTAGGGGTATATATATCCCTAGCATGTTTCTCAATGCGCCGAGTTGTTGCAAGTTTAACCAATTTGTTCTCCATTTTATATTCAAGAAGACGATTAGTATGTCTTTGCCTTTCCTTTGTCGCCTCAAACCTTGAATAAAAATCAACTAAAGTAGAACATCTATTCTTGCATTTACTGAAAAATGCATTCTCACTCTCTGAAAGTGAAGAACTTCTCATCAAAGCATTCATAGGGGTATCCATGAAGAAGCATGGTACCCGCATTTCTTTAATTTTGTACATGTCATTGAACCATCTAACTTCATGCAATTTATAGTCATCAATCAATGATTTTCAACGAGTCTCAAACTTTTCAGGTGTTTGTTGCTGATTCCAGAAAATTAAATTCATACGATCCTTAAAATTAGGAGTATCATACAATTCGTGGCCAACctaaaaaaatataaaactaaCATAAAAAAAGTTGAAAAAAAGGCAagtaataaaaagtaagaaaacaaAAAGTTAAAAACATAAAACCTTATCACGCAGCTTGGAACTTATATGCCACATGCACAATCGGTGTTTTGCATGTTTAAATTTCAAATCAATAGTCTCTTTCATTGCAGGATCATGATCGGTGACAACTAATGAAGGTTCATTCTCAAAAGTTTTCAAGAAACAGTCTAGAAACCAGTTAAACGTTTCAATACTTTCACCAGTAAGTAGAGCAGCACCAAAATACACAAGTTTCTTATGATTATCAATTCCAGTAAGAGGAACAAACACCATCTTGTACCTGAAAtacaatttaacataattaataataatattacacacgTTGAATGTTAACAGAATAAATTAATAAAAACAAAAGTAAAGACTTACGTTTGTCTTGTAAGTTGCATCAAAAGACACGATATCACCAAACTCTTGATAATTAACTTTAGAGACATAATCAGACCAAAATACTCCAAGTAAAGTACCATCATTACCACATTTATACTCGCAAGTGAAGTTTGGTAAAACTTCTTGCTTCCGAAGAAGATTCTCTATAAAAATGTGTGCATCACTTTCACCTACATACCGATTCATGTCACGCCTAAAGTTTTGAAAATCAACAGAAGAAGGACCAACCAGACTAAAACCACCATTAAGATCTGAGATAATGTTATAAGCTGTAGTAGCACCAACATTAGATTTAGTATTTAAATCAAACAACATTTGCGCATCGTCTAAAACAATCCTTCTGTTTATCTTCATTTGCTGTCTATTACCTACAGAAACTAACTTATGATTGTGACCTTCATAGAACTTCCAAATCATCACCTTATCACCAACTAACTTACATCTAAGAGATGCAGAACAACCAGTCTTGATTGTGGAAACTTTACGAATAAGAGgtttttttccttctttcttttcTTCCTTTTATCAGCTTTAGAAAGTTCAACATTAGATTCACTATTACCATCAACATCAACTTCTGAGTCACCTTCAACATCACCTTCCACACCACCTTCAACTGAATCTTTAACAATAGGTATATTAAAATCTACAAGAGAATCATAAGCGAGATGCCTAGAAGTACCGGATCTATTACAACAAAAAACCTTGTAAATATCAATCCCAGGTGCATTTCTATTTTGCGAAGATCTTTTAGTATCAAATCCACCAGCCTCGCCATAGGACTCATAAAACAACTGACATGCATCATACGATTAAAAGAAAGTACCAATAACAGGTTTCAAATGATCAGGAACAACAGGTAAATATTCTTGTGAACCATCAACACTTTCTCTAATTATTGAAGAAATATCAAGTTGTTCAACAATTGCTCCAGaacctaaaaatacaaaatattgaTCATGCAATGTTATTAGCAATATATTTATTATTGGTGAACAGAAACATATCATAAACCCTAAAAAacaataaaaaagaaaagaaaatatataataataataaacatatgtaatgttcataagaaaatcatGTATTGAAATTAGAAAAAAACAATTCACATTAAAACGTGCAGGGCATGTAATGTTTTTAGAAAAATATTTATCATTGATGAACAGAAACATTACATAAACCATAAAATAAAAAGAAACAGCAGACAAtagataataaaattcatcatatgTAATGTTCATAAGAAAATAAAGTATTAAAAGCAGGAAAAACAAAGTCACATTAATACATGCAACGCATGTAATGTTATtaaaaatattcattattaatgcACTGAaacataacataaaccctaaaatagAAGCAAACAACAGAAAACAGATAACAGATAGTAATATTCATCATACGTAAAGAAAACTAAAAAATAATGAATGTAAATCAGAAAACACGTACATTCAGTATCAGACTGTGCAGAATCGAAACCAGATGAAGCAGCGACAGAAGTAGAACCTTCAACACGAGAGGTAGAATCTGAAGTACAAATAGAACTAGAAGCCATCGCAAACCTTGATTACACATAAAAAAAGTAAAAATGTATCAGATACGAAAGATATAGAACTAAATTGAGCAAAAAAAACGAATCAGATGAATATATAAACCGTAACTCAAACGTTTATGATGAAGACGAAATCACTGAAAAATTGTATGAAGAATCGTAATTGAATATTGACGAAGAGAGAACGAAACCCTAAATCAATGATGATCGACGAAAAAACAAAATCAATTATATCAGTTAATAAAAGGAAAAaaggaaggaaaaaaaaaagaattaCGAAATTACGAAAAAAATAAAAGTAATTATGAAATGACGAAATTACCCTTTCAATACAAATAAAGGATAAGGTCAGGAAGCTGGAACAAGAAGAGGAGGTGGCATATTACGGGCTGTTGGATCAAAAATCGAGGGTGGGATCATGAGCTTCCCCCTTCTCCCCTAAAAAtcacttccctcttgattatatccgtatatatatatatatatatatatatatatatatatatatatatatatatatatatatatatatgtatatatatatatgtatgtatatatatgtgtgtgtgtgtgtgtgtgagagagagagataAGGGTCTAACACGATTCACcatgacacttttgtaaataccCCAAACTTTAGGGGTCTTTTGCTAAATTctttttttataaaactttttttaattatcattttataagtttTTTTTAACTTTCTTTTCTCCTTCCTtttttatatctttattattataacaTCTAATGATCATTAATCGTTTTTTACCGTTCAATTAACTGATCGTTGACCGACTCGTTTTTTGTTTTGTAAATGTTTCTTTAACCGATCAAAATCATCTCATAGTGAAGCGCTTTGTATCCTTGATAAAAACTAAAAACCAAATCAAAGAGTAGAAGTTATGAACGATAGCAATTAATTTTCTCTTAatgattatatagatatagataatgtgCGTTTTGGGTTCAAGTTACGTActaataagaataaaatataactaTTGAAAAAATATATAGACATTTGATGGTAAAGCATGGTGATCAGTTTCCGATTTCGATGCCTTAATCGCCTGAATCGGTCCCTAACTCCCTAACGACATAGATTCACGTGAAGGTGTCCTAAGGACATCCACGCGGCCCTAGTCATCA
The window above is part of the Rutidosis leptorrhynchoides isolate AG116_Rl617_1_P2 chromosome 1, CSIRO_AGI_Rlap_v1, whole genome shotgun sequence genome. Proteins encoded here:
- the LOC139854378 gene encoding protein FAR1-RELATED SEQUENCE 5-like; protein product: MKINRRIVLDDAQMLFDLNTKSNVGATTAYNIISDLNGGFSLVGPSSVDFQNFRRDMNRYVGESDAHIFIENLLRKQEVLPNFTCEYKCGNDGTLLGVFWSDYVSKVNYQEFGDIVYKMVFVPLTGIDNHKKLVYFGAALLTGESIETFNWFLDCFLKTFENEPSLVVTDHDPAMKETIDLKFKHAKHRLCMWHISSKLRDKVGHELYDTPNFKDRMNLIFWNQQQTPEKFETR